In Humulus lupulus chromosome 6, drHumLupu1.1, whole genome shotgun sequence, a single genomic region encodes these proteins:
- the LOC133784499 gene encoding uncharacterized protein LOC133784499 → MLCSDVMSRIGQSFSSLEAPQWQYLNNARDCTALYEKSIELATASLAFTAQLNYRLNNEIHSSKSYAQEAKDFQLKASGDLKAENDKLEAGAEELKAKASELEKLNTRLAELEKENARLAELDKENARLQEDNKKLQEDQAATFDIIEGEKARLLAEYKEKKDQAVDSPMYRMWANNEDLDTSFLGHLEAKLLDEWNARLEVEEAAREAASEGAQEDSHAIRPEGSSAADAEKAKENPPS, encoded by the exons ATGTTGTGCTCAGATGTCATGTCCCGAATTGGACAGAGCTttagcagtctcgaagctcctcaatggcaatacctgaacaatgctcgagattgcactgccctctatgagaagagtatcgagctcgctacCGCG tctcttgcctttactgcccagctcaactataggttgaacaacgagatccactcgagcaagtcttatgctcaggaggcaaaggatTTTCAACTCAAGGCGAGTGGCGACCTGAAGGCAGAAAATGacaagcttgaggcaggagccgaggagcttaaggccaaagcgtccgagcttgagaagctgaatactaggctcgcggagctcgagaaagagaatgccaggctcgcggagcttgataAGGAGAACGCTCGGCTCCAAGAGGATAACAAAAAGCTCCAAGAAGATCAGGCCGCTACCTTTGACATAATTGAGGGCgagaaggctcgtctccttgctgaatataaggagaagaaggaccaggcggttgattcGCCCATGTACAGGATGTGGGCCAATAACGAAgacctggataccagcttcttaggccatcTCGAGGCGAAACTTCTTGATGAGTGGAACGCTCGACTTGAGgtggaagaggctgctcgggaggccgcctccgagggagctcaggaggatagtcatgctattcgtcctgaggggtccagcgctgctgatgctgagaaggccaaggagaatcctccttcttga